CTTCCGGATCTTGATAAGTTAGCTTGAGTATAGCAAGTATGTTAATAAACAGCAAAGCGGCAATCGAAATATCAGCGACATCCCATAGTAACTGGACTTTACTTATCGCGCCAAGCGGAATGATTGCGGTAAAAATTACAATCCAGATTTTAGTGTATTTGTCATTCATAGACATATAGCGTATTGTCTGTTTTGAGCAAAAAAACCAAGTAAAAATAGTAGTAAAGGCAAAACAAAACATTATAGCCATGATTAAGTAGTCAATATAAGGCCAATTCATAGCTTTTCTAAAAGCAAAGATGCACATGTTAGTGCTCTCTAAATCAGTGACCCAAGAATCTGTGACAAGTAGTACCATCGTTGTAATAAATACTACGAATACAACTATGAAAGGTGATATTATTGTGATTAGGCTCTGTTCAATGATAAATTTATTGTCGTTTTTCTTAGGAACAATTGAAGAGTGCACGATGCCTTCAAGGCCAAGCCCTATATCTGTTGCAAAAATACCTCGCAGAGTTCCTACTTGAATGATAGTCAACATCTCCACAATTAAACCTAGAGATAAACCAAAGTTAAAGCTGTCAGCTGTAAAAAAGCCGCTTGTTATTAGTTTTAGAGAAGGAAGAATATTCTCACTAAACTTAAATAATATAATACCACAAAGCGTTAGGTAACTCACCGTCATTATCGGTATCATAGCTGATATGAAAATTTTAATTTTTTTTAAGCTGAGAGCTGCAACAACAAAAAATATTATGGCCATTATAATCCCACCAGTAACTACAGGCACGTCTATCATGTCAAGTGGTATTGATAGAGAGTTTACCTGAACAAGGTTACCAACGGTTATCGAGACTATCATCATAATGACTAGAAACGCAATTGTGGCTTTTCTAGAGTTAAATGCATCAGCCATGTAGGCCATAGGGCCACCTATAAACCGTCCATTCTTTTTCTTTCTGTTTTTTATACTCAGATAACAAGTGACATATTTTATTGCAGAAGTGATAACAACAATTATTGCCATCCACAAAATAGAGCCCGGTCCTCCAGTTTTTAGAGCAACAGCAGTTCCTGAAATATTCCCTACTCCTAAATTTCCCCCTAAGATTGTAAATAGTGCGGCTATAGAAGAAAATTTATTTTCCCCTCTCTTGGCTCCGATAAGTGAAAGAGCGTACGGCAATCTAAATATCTGTAGCCATTTTAGTTTAACTGATAGATAAACACCGGCGATTAGTATAAGTAATATTGTCGGTAGTAATAAAACAAACTTTACTATATCCATCTATATGTTGAAGGTAAACATTTTAACTTGAGTATACAACAAAAATTGAAAATACCTAACTTATTGTTCATGAGAAGTCACACTACAAACGCTATATAAGCTCTATTTTTCGTACCACTCATTTATGAGTCTACTGACATCAGAGTCCACAAAGTTCTTCAGTGGCTGTCTGACTTTTATCTCAGCCTTTTTAGGGATGCACCTATCTTTACATATCGCATAATTTATACGAAAGTTAAGGTCAATATACCCTCGGCTTGGAAACACGT
This genomic stretch from Wolbachia endosymbiont of Cimex lectularius harbors:
- a CDS encoding alanine/glycine:cation symporter family protein, translating into MDIVKFVLLLPTILLILIAGVYLSVKLKWLQIFRLPYALSLIGAKRGENKFSSIAALFTILGGNLGVGNISGTAVALKTGGPGSILWMAIIVVITSAIKYVTCYLSIKNRKKKNGRFIGGPMAYMADAFNSRKATIAFLVIMMIVSITVGNLVQVNSLSIPLDMIDVPVVTGGIIMAIIFFVVAALSLKKIKIFISAMIPIMTVSYLTLCGIILFKFSENILPSLKLITSGFFTADSFNFGLSLGLIVEMLTIIQVGTLRGIFATDIGLGLEGIVHSSIVPKKNDNKFIIEQSLITIISPFIVVFVVFITTMVLLVTDSWVTDLESTNMCIFAFRKAMNWPYIDYLIMAIMFCFAFTTIFTWFFCSKQTIRYMSMNDKYTKIWIVIFTAIIPLGAISKVQLLWDVADISIAALLFINILAILKLTYQDPEVFTMSGRYLKLDISAKSPSDTKSQW